One genomic region from Myxococcota bacterium encodes:
- a CDS encoding acyl-CoA dehydrogenase family protein has protein sequence MATKNAAPRNFGFGEDETLLRDMARQFLDERLPVETLRGLVAEAPEPIYDEGQAPRWDAGLWKEIVELGWTGLAVDSEDGGAGVSLVGIAGVVEEVGRHALPSPLVSTLAASWVLREAGSDVAKAQLTRIAEGATATLAITGERGAWDPGAPALSARDEGDDLVLDGTACFVQDALKADCLLATARLGDDVVLCKVAPDATGLEIRADHIHDLTRDQATLRFANVRVGPDAIISRSALPALQRAWPALLVLVSADLCGTSEWQLQTTVEYAKQRKQFERQIGFFQAVKHPLVNAMVEIDRARSLLYHAACEIDRGADDAETAARMAKSAASDAGAFISDRSVQLHGGIGFTWECDVHIFFKRSLHNQALYGDGVHQRKRLASVMMGPIG, from the coding sequence ATGGCCACGAAGAACGCTGCCCCGAGGAACTTCGGCTTCGGAGAAGACGAGACGCTGCTACGCGACATGGCGCGCCAGTTCCTGGACGAACGCCTCCCCGTCGAGACCCTGCGCGGCCTGGTCGCAGAGGCGCCCGAGCCCATCTACGACGAGGGCCAGGCCCCGCGCTGGGATGCCGGTCTGTGGAAGGAGATCGTCGAGCTCGGCTGGACTGGGCTGGCGGTGGACAGCGAAGACGGCGGCGCAGGTGTCTCTCTCGTGGGCATCGCGGGAGTCGTCGAAGAGGTCGGGCGCCACGCCCTCCCCTCCCCACTCGTATCCACGTTGGCCGCGAGCTGGGTCCTCCGCGAGGCGGGTAGCGACGTCGCGAAGGCACAGCTCACACGCATTGCGGAGGGCGCGACGGCGACGCTCGCGATCACGGGCGAACGCGGCGCCTGGGACCCGGGCGCACCGGCTCTCTCGGCACGAGACGAGGGCGACGATCTTGTCCTCGACGGCACCGCGTGTTTCGTTCAGGACGCGCTCAAGGCCGATTGCCTTCTCGCGACGGCCCGACTCGGGGACGACGTGGTGCTCTGCAAGGTCGCCCCGGACGCCACGGGCCTCGAGATCCGCGCCGATCACATCCACGACCTGACGCGCGATCAGGCCACGCTGCGCTTCGCGAACGTGCGAGTCGGCCCCGACGCCATCATCTCGCGCTCGGCCCTGCCCGCGCTCCAGCGCGCGTGGCCGGCGCTGCTCGTGCTGGTCTCCGCCGACCTCTGCGGCACCAGCGAGTGGCAGCTCCAGACGACCGTGGAGTACGCGAAGCAGCGCAAGCAGTTCGAGCGCCAGATCGGTTTCTTCCAGGCGGTCAAACACCCGCTGGTGAACGCGATGGTGGAGATCGACCGGGCGCGTTCGCTGCTCTACCACGCGGCTTGTGAGATCGACCGCGGCGCCGACGACGCCGAGACGGCGGCGCGGATGGCGAAGAGCGCCGCCTCGGACGCCGGTGCGTTCATCTCCGATCGGTCGGTGCAGCTCCACGGCGGTATCGGCTTCACCTGGGAGTGCGACGTGCACATCTTCTTCAAGCGCAGCCTGCACAATCAGGCGCTCTACGGAGATGGCGTGCATCAGCGCAAGAGGCTGGCGAGCGTGATGATGGGGCCGATCGGGTAG
- a CDS encoding LLM class flavin-dependent oxidoreductase has protein sequence MKTAIRVGGPTTGGREQFEAMLELATEAEKFGVDSAWSAEAWGMDAIAPIAFLAARTERLKLGTGIMQLCARTPAATAMTALSMDTVTNGRFLLGLGNSGPQVVEGLHGQSFDRPATRMREIVEIIRLACTGEKLAYDGKTVKLPLPGGPGKALRISQPPARIPIFLATLAPRALEMTGAIADGWLGTSFTPDAADAHFAYLRKGAEKAGRRLDDLTLCVDAPIAITGDPEKLFPVLKNQLAFQLSAMGSPTMNFYNDAYARGGFEDACREVRDLWLQQKRPEAVAAVPDAMVMQTAILGDEAAVRTRLRRYAEVGIDLLMLHPIARDGTGRLDVLGRATEMVLEDAGAA, from the coding sequence ATGAAGACCGCGATTCGTGTGGGCGGCCCGACCACCGGCGGCCGCGAGCAGTTCGAGGCGATGCTCGAACTCGCCACCGAAGCCGAGAAGTTCGGGGTCGACTCCGCCTGGAGTGCCGAGGCCTGGGGCATGGATGCGATCGCCCCGATCGCGTTCCTCGCGGCGCGGACCGAACGACTGAAGCTCGGCACCGGCATCATGCAGCTCTGCGCGCGCACTCCCGCAGCCACCGCCATGACCGCGCTCTCGATGGACACGGTGACGAACGGTCGTTTCCTGCTCGGGCTCGGCAACTCGGGGCCCCAGGTCGTCGAGGGACTGCATGGCCAGTCGTTCGACCGACCCGCGACGCGCATGCGCGAGATCGTCGAGATCATCCGACTCGCGTGCACCGGCGAGAAGCTCGCCTACGACGGGAAGACGGTGAAGCTTCCGCTCCCGGGCGGACCGGGGAAGGCACTGCGCATCTCCCAGCCGCCCGCACGGATCCCGATCTTTCTCGCGACCCTTGCGCCGCGCGCGCTCGAGATGACCGGCGCCATCGCGGACGGCTGGCTCGGCACCTCGTTTACGCCGGACGCCGCCGACGCCCACTTCGCCTATCTGCGGAAGGGCGCCGAGAAGGCGGGGCGCCGCCTCGACGACCTCACCCTCTGCGTCGACGCACCGATCGCGATCACGGGCGATCCGGAGAAGCTCTTTCCCGTGCTGAAGAACCAGTTGGCCTTCCAGCTGTCGGCCATGGGCTCGCCTACCATGAACTTCTACAACGACGCCTACGCGCGGGGTGGATTCGAAGACGCGTGCCGCGAGGTACGCGACCTCTGGCTGCAGCAGAAGCGGCCCGAGGCCGTCGCGGCGGTCCCCGACGCGATGGTGATGCAGACCGCGATCCTCGGCGACGAAGCGGCGGTGCGCACTCGTCTGCGGCGCTACGCCGAGGTCGGCATCGACCTCTTGATGCTCCACCCGATCGCGCGAGATGGGACTGGGCGCCTCGACGTGCTCGGCCGCGCGACGGAGATGGTCCTCGAAGACGCGGGCGCCGCATGA
- a CDS encoding TauD/TfdA family dioxygenase encodes MTSTVTPTGQACGAIVEGVDLSRPLTPETVASLRAAWLEHHVLVFPKQQMSDDDLERFTLYFGPFGRDPFFAPIPGREHIAAIQRDADEKTEIFAEVWHTDWSFQEHPPIGTCLLGITIPPEGGDTLYANQHLALEHMPDALRARCEGKIAIHSAKLGYAKDGIYGDGDQAGGRSMDIRPSDEALEERSHPLVRAHPETGRLGIFGAPLAYIIGFEGVAPEESTALLKELHAWQTREEFLYRHRWEPGMLVIWDNRSVLHRATGGYEGHDRLLHRTTVGAAL; translated from the coding sequence ATGACGTCGACCGTCACCCCGACGGGACAAGCCTGCGGCGCCATCGTCGAGGGCGTCGATCTCTCGCGCCCGCTCACGCCGGAAACCGTCGCATCGCTGCGCGCGGCCTGGCTCGAACACCACGTGCTCGTCTTCCCGAAGCAGCAGATGAGCGACGACGATCTCGAGCGTTTCACGCTCTACTTCGGCCCTTTCGGTCGCGATCCCTTCTTTGCACCAATCCCTGGACGGGAACACATCGCCGCGATCCAGCGCGACGCCGACGAGAAGACCGAGATCTTCGCCGAGGTCTGGCACACCGATTGGAGCTTCCAGGAACACCCGCCGATCGGCACCTGTCTGCTCGGCATCACGATCCCGCCCGAGGGCGGCGACACGCTCTACGCGAATCAGCATCTCGCGCTCGAGCACATGCCCGATGCCCTGCGCGCGCGCTGCGAAGGCAAGATCGCGATCCACTCGGCGAAGCTCGGCTACGCGAAGGACGGCATCTACGGCGATGGCGACCAGGCGGGTGGACGCAGCATGGACATCCGGCCCTCGGACGAAGCGCTCGAAGAGCGATCCCATCCGCTCGTCCGCGCCCACCCGGAGACCGGCCGCCTCGGGATCTTCGGGGCTCCGCTGGCGTACATCATCGGCTTCGAAGGCGTCGCCCCCGAAGAATCCACGGCGCTGTTGAAGGAGCTCCACGCTTGGCAGACCCGCGAAGAGTTCCTCTACCGACACCGGTGGGAGCCCGGCATGCTGGTCATCTGGGACAATCGCAGCGTTCTGCACCGCGCCACCGGCGGCTATGAGGGCCACGATCGGCTGCTCCACCGCACCACCGTGGGCGCCGCGCTCTAG
- a CDS encoding TetR/AcrR family transcriptional regulator, producing MEALDTSPAAARRPVQARSQRTRARLLGACIDVLAQSGYAGATTTAIADAAAVSQGALYKHFPSKLDLLEAALFQVLADARAHFATAFARDRDARTDAAGAVFRHLWDVFTSPQLQAAFELYLAARTDPDLALRVVPIIEHHRSEIIEGAKELFPDTAREHENYAGAVNALISTLQGAAMVSALLPPENTFVETQRRSIERMIRTEFARRTP from the coding sequence ATGGAAGCGCTCGACACCTCCCCCGCCGCCGCCCGGAGACCGGTCCAGGCCCGCAGCCAGCGTACGCGCGCTCGTCTCCTCGGCGCCTGCATCGATGTGCTCGCCCAGTCCGGGTACGCCGGAGCCACGACCACCGCCATCGCCGACGCCGCGGCGGTCAGCCAGGGCGCCCTCTACAAGCACTTCCCGTCGAAGCTCGACCTGCTCGAAGCGGCCCTCTTCCAGGTCCTCGCCGACGCTCGCGCGCACTTCGCGACGGCGTTCGCCAGGGATCGCGACGCACGGACGGACGCGGCCGGCGCCGTGTTTCGCCATCTGTGGGACGTGTTCACGTCTCCCCAGCTGCAAGCCGCCTTCGAGCTGTATCTCGCGGCGCGCACCGATCCGGACCTCGCGCTTCGGGTGGTTCCGATCATCGAGCACCACCGGTCGGAGATCATCGAGGGCGCGAAGGAACTCTTCCCCGACACCGCCCGGGAGCACGAGAACTACGCCGGCGCGGTGAACGCCTTGATCAGCACGCTGCAAGGGGCCGCGATGGTCAGCGCCTTGCTGCCGCCCGAGAACACGTTCGTCGAGACCCAGCGGCGCTCGATCGAGCGAATGATCCGCACCGAGTTCGCCAGGAGGACCCCATGA
- a CDS encoding acyl-CoA dehydrogenase family protein gives MSAAVLTPEQQEFQEYARRWLAENAPPPAPERLPITPIEVMTTGQRDYLQAWQRKCYDAGLVGADYPTEYGGGGHEGFQRIANLEMGRARVPFLINIVGLNMAAPTILVHGTDQQKKKFVPGCLSGDEIWCQGFSEPGAGSDMANQQTSAVRDGDDWIVNGHKVWTSLGHFAKWMILITRTSKDHKYDGLTYFLCPIEGHAGVTVRPLVKITGEAGFNEVLFEDARVPDAYRLDEVGKGWTVAMTTLTYERGAAESAGSGGGDGPHPTQRLIDLARDTWRDGECAADDPVTRDAIMQRAIVAEGMKQNGRRARVPALCDHPMRLPLQQKLTSSEFVQDNARLGVEIAGAHSTLYKLDEKAPSEGYWPLAYMNSYGHTIAAGTNEIQRNILGERVLGLPKSK, from the coding sequence GTGAGCGCCGCCGTCCTCACCCCCGAGCAGCAGGAATTCCAGGAGTACGCCCGGCGCTGGCTGGCCGAGAACGCGCCGCCGCCCGCGCCCGAGCGCCTGCCGATCACCCCGATCGAGGTGATGACGACGGGGCAGCGCGACTACCTCCAGGCCTGGCAGCGCAAGTGCTACGACGCGGGCCTGGTCGGCGCCGACTATCCCACGGAGTACGGCGGAGGTGGACACGAGGGCTTCCAGCGCATCGCCAACCTGGAGATGGGCCGCGCCCGCGTCCCGTTCCTGATCAACATCGTCGGACTCAACATGGCGGCACCGACGATCCTCGTGCATGGCACGGACCAACAGAAGAAGAAGTTCGTCCCGGGCTGCCTGTCCGGTGACGAGATCTGGTGCCAGGGCTTCTCCGAGCCGGGTGCGGGCTCGGACATGGCCAACCAACAGACCAGCGCCGTTCGCGACGGCGACGACTGGATCGTCAACGGCCACAAGGTCTGGACGAGCCTCGGCCACTTCGCGAAGTGGATGATCCTGATCACCCGCACGAGCAAGGACCACAAATACGACGGTCTCACCTATTTCCTCTGCCCGATCGAGGGACACGCGGGCGTCACCGTCCGACCGCTCGTCAAGATCACGGGCGAGGCGGGCTTCAACGAGGTGCTCTTCGAAGACGCGCGCGTGCCCGATGCCTACCGCCTCGACGAAGTCGGCAAGGGCTGGACGGTGGCGATGACCACCCTCACCTACGAGCGCGGCGCCGCGGAGAGCGCGGGGAGCGGCGGTGGCGACGGTCCCCATCCGACCCAGCGCCTGATCGACCTGGCGCGCGATACCTGGCGCGACGGCGAGTGCGCCGCGGACGACCCGGTGACCCGCGACGCGATCATGCAGCGCGCGATCGTCGCCGAGGGCATGAAGCAGAACGGTCGTCGCGCCCGGGTTCCGGCGCTCTGCGACCACCCGATGCGCCTCCCCCTCCAACAGAAGCTGACCTCGAGCGAGTTCGTCCAGGACAACGCGCGGCTCGGCGTCGAGATCGCCGGCGCCCACTCGACGCTCTACAAGCTGGACGAGAAGGCGCCGAGTGAGGGCTACTGGCCTCTCGCCTACATGAACTCCTACGGGCACACGATCGCGGCCGGCACCAACGAGATCCAGCGGAACATCCTGGGCGAGCGCGTGCTCGGCCTGCCGAAGTCGAAGTAG
- a CDS encoding sulfatase-like hydrolase/transferase yields MKRVALVLGALFLAGAALFPFRLEIALSAVKLLMAVRTPVGPHQDVAWSTGADPTGRPKAERPPNIVLILADDLGWNDLTFGGGGVAGGTVPTPHIDSIAAAGVNFTNGYAANGTCAPSRAAIMSGRYGTRFGFEFTPTPPGMMQLVPRLSPAEGRIRERVIHENAEVLDFEDMGMPASEISIAELLAEQGYHNVHIGKWHLGTANGMAPHDQGFHESLYMASGLYLPEDHPGVVNAKQDFDPIDRFLWAAMRFAASFNGGEAFEPGGYLTDYYTEQAVEVIEANQERPFFLYLAHWAPHTPLQATREDYEALSHIELHRERVYAAMIRSLDRGVGQVLDALERTGQTENTLVLFTSDNGGAGYIGLPDVNAPYRGWKITLFEGGIHVPFFAKWPARIAPGTEIDAPVHHFDMYATAAAAGGAPLPRDRQVDGVDLVPYATGEAEGVPHRALFWRSGASQSAIVDGWKLNVSDPPGRRWLFDLAQDPNEQRDLSVRRPEKLAELEAALAAHNAEQAPPAWASQLSMPVNIDKDLTHPDAEGDEYIYWSN; encoded by the coding sequence ATGAAACGCGTCGCGCTGGTGTTGGGTGCCCTGTTCCTCGCGGGCGCCGCCCTCTTCCCGTTCCGGCTCGAGATCGCGCTTTCGGCAGTGAAACTGCTGATGGCCGTGCGCACGCCGGTCGGCCCTCACCAGGACGTCGCCTGGTCGACGGGCGCCGACCCGACCGGGCGCCCCAAGGCGGAGCGTCCGCCGAACATCGTATTGATCCTGGCCGACGACCTGGGTTGGAACGATCTCACCTTCGGTGGGGGCGGCGTCGCCGGCGGGACGGTCCCCACGCCACACATCGATTCGATCGCGGCGGCGGGCGTGAACTTCACGAATGGCTACGCGGCAAACGGCACGTGTGCGCCGTCGCGCGCCGCAATCATGTCGGGCCGCTACGGCACGCGCTTCGGCTTCGAGTTCACGCCGACGCCGCCGGGCATGATGCAGCTCGTGCCCCGCCTGTCGCCCGCCGAAGGACGGATTCGTGAGCGTGTCATCCACGAGAACGCCGAGGTGCTGGACTTCGAGGACATGGGCATGCCCGCCTCGGAGATCTCGATCGCGGAGCTGCTCGCCGAGCAGGGCTACCACAACGTCCACATCGGCAAGTGGCACCTCGGTACCGCGAACGGGATGGCCCCCCACGACCAGGGCTTCCACGAGAGCCTCTACATGGCGAGCGGCCTCTACCTCCCGGAGGATCACCCCGGAGTCGTCAACGCGAAACAAGACTTCGACCCGATCGACCGGTTCCTGTGGGCGGCCATGCGCTTCGCGGCCTCCTTCAACGGAGGCGAGGCCTTCGAGCCGGGCGGCTACCTGACCGACTACTACACCGAGCAGGCCGTCGAGGTGATCGAGGCCAACCAGGAGCGGCCCTTCTTCCTGTATCTCGCCCATTGGGCGCCGCACACGCCTCTGCAGGCGACGCGCGAAGACTACGAGGCCCTCTCCCATATCGAGCTCCACCGCGAGCGGGTCTACGCGGCGATGATCCGAAGCCTCGATCGCGGCGTCGGTCAGGTGCTGGACGCCCTCGAGCGAACCGGCCAGACCGAGAACACGCTGGTGCTCTTCACGTCGGACAACGGCGGAGCGGGCTACATCGGGCTGCCCGACGTCAATGCCCCCTACCGGGGCTGGAAGATCACGCTCTTCGAGGGCGGGATCCACGTGCCCTTCTTCGCGAAGTGGCCGGCCCGGATCGCCCCGGGCACCGAGATCGACGCGCCCGTGCACCACTTCGACATGTACGCGACGGCGGCCGCCGCCGGAGGCGCGCCGTTGCCGCGCGACCGCCAGGTCGACGGCGTCGACCTGGTCCCCTACGCCACGGGCGAGGCCGAGGGCGTCCCCCACCGGGCCCTCTTCTGGCGTAGCGGCGCCTCCCAGTCGGCGATCGTCGACGGTTGGAAGCTGAACGTCAGCGATCCGCCGGGCCGCCGCTGGCTCTTCGACCTGGCTCAGGACCCCAACGAGCAGCGCGACCTCTCGGTGAGGCGGCCTGAGAAGCTGGCCGAGCTCGAAGCGGCGCTCGCGGCACACAACGCCGAGCAGGCCCCGCCGGCCTGGGCGAGTCAGCTCTCGATGCCGGTCAACATCGACAAGGATCTGACCCACCCCGACGCCGAGGGCGACGAATACATCTACTGGTCCAACTAG
- a CDS encoding DsbA family protein, which produces MSQKFEDQGGFATSNPPAPVRWISSKVMSWLISQSVVDGRRRRAERARKRRGEPHRIEYFHQVEDAYSHLAAQLLRPLLERYDVELVPHLVTVERDANLPEPELLPKLARHEAAKLAPYYGLRFAADAGAPGAERVQQARAILAEVAPSEFPEAAVAVGDALWQGSESELAALAQRWGAADVNGVARALEQGGERRAAAGHYSGGMFLHNGEWYWGADRMYLLEERLAALGARRPGVSGDVCARPEIALGPLRDDGSLTLEIYPSLRSPYTAVIFDAAVELVRETGVRSVTRPVLPMVMRGVPATRQKGVYIFTDAAREAAALGRDFGPVYDPIGDPVRRAYSLWPWACAQGRGDALLQSFLQRAFYEGVNTGSDKGLRRVVEAAGLPWSEAEPIVGNDDWEAEIEANRLAMLEMGCWGVPSFRLLDRAGNEVLAVWGQDRLWLVALEIQRLLAAGGVDDTKPAASTRA; this is translated from the coding sequence ATGTCTCAGAAGTTCGAAGACCAGGGCGGCTTCGCCACCTCGAACCCGCCCGCTCCCGTGCGCTGGATCAGCTCGAAGGTGATGAGCTGGCTAATCTCGCAGTCCGTAGTCGACGGACGGCGGCGCCGCGCCGAGCGCGCGCGCAAGCGACGCGGCGAACCGCACCGCATCGAGTACTTTCACCAGGTCGAGGACGCCTACAGCCACCTCGCGGCCCAGCTGCTGCGGCCACTCCTGGAGCGCTACGACGTCGAGCTGGTGCCCCACCTCGTGACGGTCGAGCGCGACGCCAACCTTCCCGAGCCCGAGCTGTTGCCGAAGCTCGCGCGTCACGAGGCGGCGAAGCTCGCGCCCTACTATGGGCTGCGTTTCGCGGCGGATGCGGGCGCGCCGGGTGCGGAACGTGTCCAGCAGGCGCGCGCGATCCTCGCCGAGGTGGCCCCGAGTGAGTTCCCGGAGGCGGCGGTCGCCGTGGGCGACGCGCTCTGGCAGGGGAGCGAATCCGAACTGGCGGCCCTCGCCCAGCGCTGGGGCGCCGCCGACGTGAACGGGGTCGCGCGCGCGCTGGAGCAGGGCGGCGAGCGGCGCGCGGCGGCCGGACACTACTCGGGCGGGATGTTCCTGCACAACGGCGAGTGGTACTGGGGCGCCGACCGGATGTACCTCCTCGAAGAGCGACTGGCAGCGTTGGGCGCTCGCCGGCCCGGGGTCTCCGGTGACGTGTGTGCCCGTCCGGAGATCGCGCTCGGACCCCTGCGCGATGACGGCTCTCTCACCCTCGAGATCTACCCCTCGCTTCGCAGCCCGTATACGGCCGTCATCTTCGATGCCGCGGTCGAGCTGGTTCGCGAGACCGGCGTGCGAAGCGTGACGCGACCCGTGCTGCCCATGGTCATGCGCGGTGTGCCGGCTACGCGGCAGAAGGGCGTCTACATCTTCACCGACGCGGCTCGTGAAGCGGCGGCGCTCGGTCGAGACTTCGGCCCCGTCTACGATCCGATCGGTGACCCGGTCCGACGCGCCTACTCGCTCTGGCCGTGGGCCTGCGCCCAAGGACGCGGCGACGCGCTCCTGCAGAGCTTCTTGCAGCGCGCCTTCTACGAGGGCGTGAACACGGGGAGCGACAAGGGCCTGCGCCGGGTGGTCGAGGCAGCCGGCCTTCCGTGGTCCGAGGCGGAACCGATCGTCGGCAACGACGATTGGGAAGCAGAGATCGAGGCGAACCGGCTCGCCATGCTCGAGATGGGCTGTTGGGGCGTGCCGAGCTTCCGGCTGTTGGATCGGGCCGGCAACGAAGTGCTCGCGGTCTGGGGGCAGGATCGCCTCTGGCTCGTGGCCCTCGAGATTCAGCGACTCCTCGCGGCCGGCGGAGTCGACGACACGAAGCCGGCGGCCTCGACGCGCGCGTAG
- a CDS encoding CoA transferase, translating into MPGPLAGTRVLELTTTVAGPMAAMLLADQGAEVIKIEPPRVGDPARYLGNRRGDISAMFAVLNRNKRSVSLDLKDERQREIFLSLVDTADALVENYRPGKMEALGLGWDTLSTRNPRLVYASMTGYGPDGPYQNRRVFDPLIQATSGAAALQGEEAPELIRMILYDKVTGLTAAQAVTAALLQREKTGRGQHLPVSMLDAALQFNWPDVMWARTFLGGDAQDPTDLADYFQIFEAKDGPIQVILLADELFELFCVWRGSELHKDPRFATLPARLARRDAFRSAINALLADVTTAEVCETLDAMGIPVARVNSLDDVHEDEQVLHRRSLAESKHPTAGPLRMARPAVEFEGQDVRSGVFPSRPAPLIGADTRSVLEGIGVPAAEIEALEERDRSHAEQLRGLFAQQGGSEDDG; encoded by the coding sequence ATGCCCGGACCGCTCGCTGGTACCCGTGTCCTCGAACTGACTACGACCGTCGCCGGGCCGATGGCCGCCATGTTGCTGGCCGACCAAGGCGCAGAGGTCATCAAGATCGAGCCGCCCCGCGTCGGCGACCCGGCGCGCTATCTGGGAAACCGCCGCGGCGACATCTCGGCGATGTTCGCCGTGCTGAATCGCAACAAGCGGTCGGTGAGCCTGGACCTGAAGGACGAGCGGCAGAGGGAGATCTTCCTGTCGCTCGTGGACACCGCCGACGCGCTGGTGGAGAACTATCGCCCCGGGAAGATGGAGGCGCTCGGGCTCGGCTGGGACACCTTGTCGACTCGCAACCCGCGCCTCGTGTATGCGTCGATGACGGGTTACGGGCCCGATGGCCCCTATCAGAACCGCCGTGTCTTCGACCCGCTCATCCAGGCGACGAGCGGCGCGGCCGCCTTGCAGGGCGAGGAGGCCCCCGAGCTCATCCGCATGATCTTGTACGACAAGGTGACCGGACTCACCGCCGCACAGGCCGTGACCGCGGCCTTGCTTCAACGGGAGAAGACGGGCCGGGGTCAACACCTGCCCGTCTCGATGCTGGATGCCGCACTGCAGTTCAACTGGCCCGACGTCATGTGGGCGCGCACCTTCCTCGGCGGCGACGCTCAGGACCCGACCGACCTTGCGGACTACTTCCAGATCTTCGAAGCGAAAGACGGCCCGATTCAGGTGATCCTTCTCGCCGACGAGCTCTTCGAACTCTTCTGCGTCTGGCGGGGCAGCGAGCTTCACAAGGACCCGCGCTTCGCGACGCTGCCCGCCCGCCTTGCGCGGCGCGACGCGTTCCGGTCGGCCATCAACGCCCTGCTCGCCGATGTGACCACCGCCGAGGTCTGCGAGACCCTCGATGCGATGGGAATCCCGGTCGCACGCGTGAACTCCCTCGACGACGTTCACGAGGACGAACAGGTGCTCCACCGACGGTCACTGGCCGAATCGAAACATCCGACCGCTGGCCCCCTGCGCATGGCGCGACCCGCCGTCGAGTTCGAGGGGCAGGACGTCCGATCCGGCGTTTTCCCGTCGCGCCCGGCGCCCTTGATCGGTGCCGATACCCGCAGCGTGCTCGAAGGCATCGGCGTCCCGGCTGCGGAGATCGAAGCGCTCGAAGAACGCGACCGATCCCATGCAGAGCAGCTGCGCGGGCTCTTCGCACAGCAAGGGGGATCGGAAGATGACGGCTGA
- a CDS encoding TetR/AcrR family transcriptional regulator: MSRATQASASGDASTDGRRLRSVQSRQRIADALFELIGEGDVSPSARSVAERAGLGIRTVFRLFSDMDALYATVNERIHRELAPLLGDPPPADAPLAERVDGMVAERAALFERVAPYLRATQRKVHRSEFLASQQRALVQQTRKRLLAWFPELRDAPSDALEALDLVTSSEAWDRLRSAQRLSRSRAEATLRRAARALLATLDSPNARERIRS; the protein is encoded by the coding sequence GTGAGTCGCGCCACCCAAGCTTCCGCGAGCGGCGACGCTTCGACGGACGGGCGCCGCCTGCGTTCCGTACAGAGTCGCCAACGCATCGCGGATGCCCTCTTCGAGTTGATCGGTGAAGGGGATGTCTCGCCCTCGGCGCGCAGCGTCGCCGAGCGTGCCGGGCTGGGCATCCGGACCGTTTTCCGACTCTTCTCGGACATGGACGCGCTCTACGCGACGGTGAACGAGCGAATCCACCGGGAACTCGCGCCCCTGCTCGGCGATCCTCCCCCCGCTGACGCCCCGCTCGCGGAACGCGTCGACGGCATGGTGGCCGAGCGCGCGGCCTTGTTCGAGCGCGTGGCTCCGTACCTGCGCGCGACCCAACGCAAGGTGCACCGGTCCGAGTTTCTCGCCTCGCAGCAACGCGCCCTCGTGCAGCAGACGCGCAAGCGGCTGCTCGCCTGGTTCCCCGAGCTGCGCGACGCCCCGTCCGACGCGCTCGAAGCGCTCGATCTCGTCACGTCGTCCGAGGCCTGGGATCGACTGCGCTCCGCGCAACGCCTCTCGCGCTCGCGTGCCGAAGCGACCCTGCGCCGCGCGGCGCGGGCGCTGCTTGCCACCCTCGATTCCCCAAACGCCAGAGAAAGGATCCGCTCATGA
- a CDS encoding DUF1330 domain-containing protein yields the protein MNVENQVVPSMERLQEFFGPGAPSGAFVMVNMLKFKEKAEYADGRETTLSGTEAYMAYAAEVVKLVEKHGGRQIYGGVVTGLMLGEVEELWDMIALVEYPSNEAFQQMMQSPEYQEVHVHRDAGLAGQLNIRIQGSAGA from the coding sequence ATGAACGTCGAGAACCAGGTCGTGCCGAGCATGGAGCGCCTGCAAGAGTTCTTCGGTCCGGGCGCGCCGAGCGGCGCGTTCGTGATGGTCAACATGCTCAAGTTCAAGGAGAAGGCGGAGTACGCCGACGGCCGCGAGACCACTCTCTCGGGCACCGAGGCGTACATGGCCTACGCCGCCGAAGTCGTGAAGCTGGTCGAGAAGCACGGCGGCCGACAGATCTACGGCGGGGTGGTCACCGGCTTGATGCTCGGCGAGGTCGAGGAGCTGTGGGACATGATCGCGTTGGTCGAGTACCCGTCGAACGAAGCGTTCCAGCAGATGATGCAGTCGCCCGAGTACCAGGAAGTCCACGTCCACCGCGACGCCGGGCTGGCGGGTCAGCTCAACATTCGGATCCAAGGATCGGCCGGAGCGTGA